A single Cryomorphaceae bacterium DNA region contains:
- a CDS encoding NAD(P)H-dependent oxidoreductase produces MVITVFYGSTRDKRQGLRAALFLQTQLRERGHEVNLIDPLEKELPLLRKMYKEYRDEPAPEPLESIHNHLEASDGFVLVSAEYNHSIPPALKNVLDHFQKEYYFKPSLLVTYSAGPFGGIRVEPHLRAVTGELGMISIPSSLPISKVGQSFDEEGQALDEAYIRRADRVLTEFEWYLRAFKNERAEGTPY; encoded by the coding sequence ATGGTCATTACAGTGTTCTACGGATCCACCCGTGACAAAAGACAAGGCCTCCGTGCTGCGCTATTTCTGCAGACACAACTTCGCGAGCGCGGACATGAAGTAAACCTTATCGATCCGCTGGAAAAGGAGCTTCCACTGCTCCGAAAGATGTATAAGGAGTATCGCGATGAACCGGCGCCAGAGCCTCTTGAATCCATTCATAACCATTTGGAAGCTTCGGATGGGTTTGTCTTGGTTTCGGCGGAATACAACCACAGTATTCCTCCTGCTTTGAAGAATGTGCTGGACCATTTTCAAAAGGAGTATTATTTCAAGCCAAGCTTATTGGTCACCTATTCGGCAGGTCCCTTTGGGGGGATCCGAGTGGAGCCTCATTTACGGGCTGTTACCGGTGAATTGGGAATGATCAGTATTCCGTCTTCCTTGCCGATAAGCAAGGTGGGGCAGAGCTTCGACGAGGAAGGGCAGGCCTTAGATGAGGCTTATATACGAAGAGCTGATCGGGTACTGACCGAATTTGAATGGTACCTCAGGGCGTTTAAGAATGAACGAGCTGAAGGAACGCCCTACTAA
- a CDS encoding response regulator, which produces MLVRLFNALAGSAHAFSIHARILNMTLFVTTFFTALLSAQSVVEGLDPMLSIIVGSLSVVFACLYFFARVRGYNRIVTPIFIAIGLISISGLYFLSDGINGDVPPYFVFSCILGVSLVKRKYYPYIIAINALSFVACYMLETTFPEAITSYATDELRHRQILYATTALTIFSGAAFALFKNNYDGERQIVRKQNLELQRTHQNLIRAKNEAEKAGQAKSEFLSTMSHEIRTPLNAVIGMSYILQEEDPRPDQLENLNILKFSAENLLSLINDVLDYSKIEAGKVVFEEAEFHLDELLHSLEQAHSLKAEEKGVRLSLKRAESVPQVLIGDSTRVTQILNNLLSNAVKFTEDGSVDLNITLKDRHQDQVRVIFTVVDSGIGIAEERQGDIFEIFTQEDNSTTRKFGGTGLGLAITRQLVELMDGKISLQSEQGNGSTFRVELPLKVGRAFESSANQESTEEKPLAGKYILLAEDNPVNVIVAEKILSKWGAEINVAKNGAEAVTSWEERKPDVVLMDLRMPEMSGIEATAIIRERESGAGLRTPIIALTASAMLDEQNEIFTVGMDEYVSKPFNPAELLGKINKHL; this is translated from the coding sequence ATGCTAGTACGCCTGTTCAACGCACTCGCGGGATCTGCTCACGCCTTCTCGATCCATGCTCGGATCTTGAACATGACCCTGTTTGTGACAACGTTCTTTACGGCCCTGCTGTCGGCTCAGAGCGTGGTTGAAGGATTGGATCCAATGCTTTCGATCATTGTTGGAAGCCTATCCGTAGTATTTGCTTGTCTGTACTTCTTTGCCCGAGTTCGGGGATACAACCGAATCGTAACGCCAATATTCATTGCTATTGGTTTGATCTCGATCTCCGGACTTTATTTCCTGAGTGATGGAATCAACGGGGATGTTCCGCCATATTTTGTTTTCAGCTGTATCCTCGGTGTAAGTCTCGTCAAGCGGAAGTACTATCCCTACATCATTGCCATCAATGCCTTGTCTTTTGTGGCTTGCTATATGCTCGAAACGACTTTCCCAGAGGCTATTACGAGTTATGCCACAGACGAATTAAGACATCGTCAGATTCTATATGCCACCACGGCGCTCACTATTTTCTCTGGAGCGGCCTTTGCTCTTTTTAAGAACAACTACGACGGCGAACGACAGATCGTCCGAAAACAGAATTTAGAGTTGCAGCGGACTCATCAAAATCTGATTCGGGCTAAAAATGAAGCCGAAAAGGCAGGACAAGCTAAGTCCGAGTTCCTCTCCACGATGAGTCACGAGATCAGGACTCCTTTGAACGCCGTAATTGGAATGAGCTATATTCTCCAGGAAGAAGATCCTCGTCCGGACCAATTGGAAAACCTGAACATTCTGAAATTCAGTGCGGAGAATCTTTTGTCTTTGATCAATGATGTACTGGACTACAGTAAGATTGAAGCGGGAAAAGTCGTCTTTGAAGAAGCCGAATTCCATCTTGATGAGTTGCTGCACAGCTTGGAGCAAGCACATTCATTAAAGGCGGAAGAAAAAGGCGTTCGATTGAGTTTAAAGCGTGCAGAGTCCGTTCCTCAAGTGCTGATTGGGGATTCTACCCGTGTGACTCAAATCTTGAATAATCTTCTATCGAATGCGGTGAAATTCACTGAAGATGGAAGTGTTGACCTCAATATTACTTTGAAGGACCGGCACCAGGACCAAGTTCGGGTCATCTTTACCGTAGTCGATTCTGGTATTGGTATTGCTGAAGAGCGACAGGGCGATATTTTCGAAATCTTCACTCAGGAGGATAATTCGACTACGCGGAAATTTGGAGGTACAGGGTTGGGATTGGCCATAACTCGTCAATTGGTTGAACTGATGGACGGCAAGATTTCCCTCCAAAGTGAACAAGGGAATGGGTCTACCTTTAGAGTTGAACTTCCACTCAAAGTTGGTCGCGCTTTTGAATCCTCAGCAAACCAAGAAAGCACAGAAGAGAAACCACTAGCGGGCAAGTATATTCTACTGGCTGAGGATAACCCAGTAAATGTCATCGTCGCCGAAAAGATTCTGAGTAAATGGGGCGCTGAAATAAACGTGGCGAAAAACGGAGCCGAGGCCGTGACAAGCTGGGAGGAACGAAAGCCAGATGTCGTTCTGATGGACCTCCGAATGCCTGAAATGTCAGGAATAGAAGCCACGGCCATTATTCGCGAAAGGGAATCTGGTGCGGGGCTTAGGACCCCAATCATAGCTTTGACGGCATCCGCTATGCTCGATGAGCAGAACGAAATCTTCACCGTGGGGATGGACGAATACGTTTCAAAACCCTTTAACCCGGCTGAACTTCTCGGAAAAATCAACAAGCATCTCTAA
- a CDS encoding methylmalonyl-CoA mutase family protein: MQIAAPYKPTNKVRIVTAASLFDGHDAAINIMRRIIQSTGCEVIHLGHDRSVDEVVNTAIQEDAQAIAMTSYQGGHTEYFKYMYDLLQERGAGHIKIFGGGGGVILPEEIKELMDYGITRIYSPDDGRELGLQGMINDLVQQSDYPVGFSLNGELSHLDTRDPKSIARLISAAENNPEESRATLDEVERLAARSITPVLGITGTGGAGKSSLVDELVRRFLLDFEDKNIGIISVDPSKRKTGGALLGDRIRMNSINHERVYMRSLATRQSNLALSKHVQEAVNILKAAEYDLIILETSGIGQSDTEILDHSDVSLYVMTPEYGAATQLEKIDMLDFADVIALNKFDKRGALDALRDVKKQYQRNHNLWDQDPDSMPVFGTIASQFNDPGMNELYRVLMGLVDEKTEASLKSSYAATKEMSEKIFIIPPKRTRYLSEISENNRSFDDWVNDQARVAEELYGVHVGIESLKASALEDKDRLIKGLQERFEQVKLDLDPHNWKLIQDWEEKKKKYSEPEYIFKVRDKEIRIQTHTESLSHTQIPKVAVPRYDAWGALLKWMLQENVPGEFPFTAGIYPFKREGEDPTRMFAGEGGPERTNRRFHYVSLDMPAKRLSTAFDSVTLYGNDPDRRPDIYGKIGNSGVSICCLDDAKKLYSGFDLADPKTSVSMTINGPAPMLLGFFLNAAIDQQCEKYIRAEGLEKEIEKKLESIFAAQGVERPRYQGDLPEGNDGLGLMLLGVTGDQVLPQEVYQRIKTDTLKQVRGTVQADILKEDQAQNTCIFSTEFALRLMGDVQQYFIEQQVRNFYSVSISGYHIAEAGANPITQLAFTLANGFTYVEYYLSRGMDINAFGPNLSFFFSNGIDPEYAVIGRVARRIWSKAMKQKYGANARAQMLKYHIQTSGRSLHAQEIDFNDIRTTLQALYAIYDNCNSLHTNAYDEAITTPTEASVRRAMAIQLIINKELGLAKNENPLQGSFIIEELTDLVEEAVLMEFDRITERGGVLGAMETMYQRSKIQEESLYYETLKHNGTYPIVGVNTFLNKEGSPTVIPGEVIRATQEEKEYQIAMLGRLHERHSGQSEEALKRIQSAALENQNIFEELMEATKHCSLGQITESLFQVGGQYRRNM; this comes from the coding sequence ATGCAAATAGCTGCACCTTACAAACCCACCAACAAGGTTCGGATCGTGACGGCAGCCAGTCTTTTTGACGGGCACGATGCCGCCATCAATATCATGCGTCGCATCATTCAAAGTACAGGATGCGAGGTTATCCACCTCGGCCATGATCGATCGGTTGATGAGGTAGTGAATACCGCGATTCAAGAGGACGCCCAAGCCATTGCAATGACCTCTTATCAAGGCGGGCACACGGAGTACTTCAAATACATGTACGACTTACTTCAAGAGCGCGGTGCTGGTCACATAAAAATCTTTGGCGGTGGCGGTGGCGTTATCTTGCCCGAAGAGATTAAAGAACTCATGGATTACGGGATTACTCGTATCTACAGTCCAGATGACGGCCGTGAATTGGGTCTGCAAGGGATGATTAACGATTTGGTGCAGCAGAGCGATTACCCTGTTGGCTTTAGCCTCAATGGAGAGCTGAGTCACCTAGACACACGCGACCCTAAATCCATTGCACGCCTCATTTCTGCCGCGGAAAACAACCCAGAAGAGAGCCGCGCTACTTTGGATGAAGTCGAGCGCCTTGCGGCGCGATCCATAACTCCGGTCCTCGGAATCACCGGAACGGGAGGAGCTGGAAAGTCGAGCCTCGTTGATGAATTGGTTCGCCGATTCTTGTTGGACTTCGAGGATAAAAACATTGGAATCATTTCAGTTGACCCATCGAAACGCAAGACTGGTGGTGCCTTGCTGGGAGACCGAATCCGGATGAACAGCATCAATCACGAGCGCGTCTATATGCGCTCTTTGGCCACACGCCAAAGTAACTTGGCTCTTTCCAAGCACGTGCAAGAGGCTGTAAACATTCTTAAAGCAGCAGAATACGATTTAATTATCCTGGAGACTTCTGGGATTGGACAAAGTGATACGGAGATTCTAGATCACTCAGATGTATCGCTATATGTCATGACGCCGGAATACGGAGCGGCCACCCAGTTGGAGAAAATCGATATGCTCGATTTTGCCGATGTCATTGCCCTGAACAAATTTGACAAGCGCGGTGCTTTGGATGCCTTGCGCGATGTCAAAAAGCAGTATCAGCGCAACCACAATCTTTGGGACCAGGATCCGGACAGTATGCCGGTCTTCGGAACGATTGCCAGTCAGTTCAACGATCCGGGGATGAATGAACTGTATCGAGTTTTGATGGGTTTGGTCGATGAGAAGACGGAAGCTAGCTTGAAATCGAGCTATGCGGCCACCAAGGAGATGTCTGAGAAAATCTTCATCATTCCACCCAAACGTACGCGTTACCTAAGCGAGATTTCGGAGAACAACCGAAGCTTTGACGACTGGGTTAATGATCAGGCGCGGGTTGCCGAGGAACTCTACGGAGTCCACGTGGGCATTGAGTCCTTGAAGGCCTCAGCTTTGGAAGATAAAGATCGCCTGATCAAGGGGCTTCAAGAGCGTTTCGAACAGGTCAAACTTGATTTGGATCCACACAATTGGAAGCTCATCCAAGACTGGGAGGAGAAAAAGAAAAAGTATAGCGAGCCGGAGTACATCTTCAAGGTTCGGGATAAGGAGATCCGCATCCAGACGCATACAGAGTCGCTTTCACATACTCAGATTCCTAAAGTAGCCGTTCCTCGCTACGACGCTTGGGGCGCTTTGCTGAAATGGATGTTGCAAGAAAATGTTCCCGGTGAATTCCCATTCACCGCAGGGATCTATCCCTTCAAACGAGAAGGAGAAGACCCTACACGGATGTTTGCGGGAGAAGGTGGCCCAGAACGTACCAATCGCCGGTTCCACTACGTGAGTTTGGATATGCCTGCTAAGCGCTTGTCCACGGCCTTTGATTCGGTCACGCTTTACGGTAACGATCCAGATCGACGCCCGGATATCTACGGTAAAATTGGAAACTCAGGGGTCAGCATCTGCTGCCTGGATGATGCTAAGAAACTCTACAGCGGGTTCGATTTAGCCGATCCCAAAACGTCGGTTTCCATGACCATCAATGGCCCAGCACCAATGTTGTTGGGATTCTTTTTGAATGCCGCTATTGATCAGCAATGCGAAAAGTATATTCGAGCCGAAGGCTTAGAAAAGGAAATCGAAAAGAAGCTGGAATCCATCTTTGCAGCGCAAGGAGTAGAACGTCCTCGTTATCAGGGGGATCTTCCGGAGGGAAATGACGGACTCGGGCTCATGCTCCTCGGGGTCACTGGAGACCAGGTCTTGCCTCAAGAGGTGTATCAGCGCATCAAAACAGATACCTTAAAGCAAGTACGCGGGACCGTTCAGGCCGATATCTTGAAAGAGGATCAAGCTCAGAACACGTGTATTTTCTCTACGGAGTTTGCCTTGCGATTGATGGGAGATGTGCAGCAGTACTTCATCGAGCAACAGGTCCGAAACTTCTATTCGGTATCTATTAGCGGCTACCATATCGCTGAAGCGGGAGCGAACCCCATTACTCAGCTGGCCTTCACTTTGGCCAATGGATTCACGTATGTAGAGTACTACTTGAGCCGAGGAATGGACATCAATGCCTTTGGGCCCAACCTGTCGTTCTTCTTCAGTAATGGAATTGATCCAGAGTACGCCGTCATTGGCCGCGTAGCTCGCCGGATTTGGTCCAAGGCGATGAAGCAGAAATACGGCGCCAACGCACGCGCCCAAATGCTGAAGTATCATATTCAGACTTCGGGCCGAAGTCTTCATGCCCAGGAGATTGACTTCAATGACATCCGGACGACGCTTCAGGCACTGTACGCGATCTACGACAACTGTAATTCGTTGCACACCAATGCCTATGACGAGGCCATTACCACGCCTACGGAAGCGAGTGTGCGCCGAGCAATGGCTATTCAGCTCATCATCAATAAAGAACTGGGCTTGGCCAAGAATGAAAACCCACTGCAGGGAAGTTTCATCATTGAAGAGCTCACGGATTTGGTTGAAGAGGCTGTGCTCATGGAGTTTGATCGCATCACGGAGCGCGGCGGTGTGCTCGGTGCTATGGAAACCATGTATCAACGAAGCAAGATTCAAGAGGAATCTCTGTATTACGAGACACTCAAGCACAATGGTACTTATCCCATCGTCGGGGTGAATACCTTCTTAAATAAAGAAGGATCGCCTACGGTTATTCCAGGGGAGGTTATTCGAGCTACTCAGGAAGAAAAGGAGTATCAAATTGCCATGCTGGGTCGTTTACACGAGCGTCATTCGGGTCAGTCCGAAGAAGCTTTGAAGCGTATCCAATCGGCCGCACTAGAGAACCAGAATATTTTTGAAGAATTGATGGAGGCGACCAAGCACTGCTCCCTTGGGCAGATCACGGAGTCGCTCTTCCAAGTAGGAGGGCAGTACAGAAGGAATATGTAA
- a CDS encoding 5-formyltetrahydrofolate cyclo-ligase, translated as MPLQLDRTLLRNKAMSLRDDLEPEVHESGSLSITEHVLDHPRLKRFNFIFLYLSYRSEVDTWLLAQELLDRGKTLCVPQISGPGKMKARQIKNLDDDLEKGPMGIASPVPRTKEIDPRLMDLILAPGLLFDEAGTRVGYGGGFYDRFLQQVREGIEVWGLCFEEQMSGQPIPRNEWDIPMTGLVRPSGFSSIDS; from the coding sequence ATGCCCCTCCAACTCGACCGTACCCTTCTTCGGAATAAGGCCATGTCCCTACGGGACGATTTGGAACCTGAAGTGCATGAATCCGGATCCCTTTCCATCACAGAACACGTCTTGGATCATCCGCGTTTAAAGCGGTTCAATTTCATCTTTCTCTACTTGAGTTATCGGTCCGAAGTTGATACTTGGCTCTTGGCCCAAGAACTACTCGACCGCGGGAAGACGCTCTGCGTTCCTCAGATCAGTGGACCCGGAAAAATGAAAGCAAGACAGATTAAAAACCTGGATGACGATTTAGAGAAAGGGCCAATGGGAATTGCCTCACCTGTTCCGAGGACCAAAGAAATCGATCCCCGATTGATGGATTTGATTCTGGCCCCAGGACTACTGTTTGATGAAGCAGGAACTCGCGTGGGATATGGAGGAGGGTTCTATGATCGCTTTCTTCAACAAGTTCGAGAGGGTATTGAAGTATGGGGGCTTTGTTTTGAAGAACAAATGAGCGGGCAACCCATACCTCGAAACGAATGGGACATACCCATGACCGGTTTGGTCCGTCCCAGTGGATTCAGCTCAATAGATTCATGA
- a CDS encoding valine--tRNA ligase, translating into MEIAKNFDPKEVEQKWYDHWMEQGMFRSVPDDREPYTIVIPPPNVTGVLHMGHMLNNTIQDVLIRRARMQGFNACWVPGTDHASIATEAKVVRKLREQGITKADISREEFLSHAFDWKDQYGGIIIEQLKKLGASCDWDRTRFTMEDSLSDAVIQVFVDLYNKGYLYRDLKMINWDPAAQTTLSNEEVIYKEEQSNLYHVRYSIKGSDEYLTIATTRPETILGDTAICVHPEDERYTHLKGARVIVPLVEREIPVIFDEYVDREFGTGALKVTPAHDPNDYDLGQKHGLETVDIMNPDGTMSEAAQWYIGEDRMDVRKKIVKDLKERDHLVEIEPIQNKVGYSERNPDTIVEPRLSLQWFVDMQKIAPKALEAVMEDEVAFFPPKFKNTYRHWMENIRDWPISRQLWWGQRIPAYYLEDGTVIVAATAEEALTQARDKTGNAELPMTALRQDEDVVDTWFSSWLWPISVFDGFGEDKTELDYYYPTTVLVTGWDIIFFWVARMVMAGYEFKGERPFKHVYFTGMVRDKQRRKMSKSLGNSPDALKLIEDYGADGVRVGMLLSAAAGNDLLFDEKLCEQGRNFANKIWNALRLVKGWETDGSDPRPEEKAANIWFQNRFQSALAEIEKSFEDYRLSEALMTIYKLIWDDFCSWYLEAVKPPYGEKISTLSMLNIRHNFNLIIRLLHPFMPFLTEEVYHQIAEREEGDCVAVSDYPAQVAFDANLVADFERVKEIVSAIRNFRQDKGISPKEEFDLYVKKNEPTGNEFDVIIHKLGVIGTIHEDEPKPEASYSFRVGANEFAIPMGDHVDVEGEIAKIQEELKYQQGFLNSVMKKLGNERFVNNAPEQVVAIERKKQADAELKIKVLTEQLASLEVK; encoded by the coding sequence ATGGAGATCGCGAAGAATTTTGACCCAAAAGAAGTAGAGCAGAAGTGGTATGATCACTGGATGGAACAAGGGATGTTTCGTTCCGTACCGGATGATCGTGAGCCCTATACCATTGTCATTCCACCGCCAAACGTGACGGGTGTTTTACACATGGGCCACATGCTCAACAACACCATTCAGGATGTCTTGATTCGCCGCGCGCGGATGCAGGGCTTCAATGCGTGCTGGGTTCCGGGTACCGATCACGCATCCATTGCCACGGAAGCTAAAGTCGTTCGCAAATTGCGCGAGCAGGGTATTACTAAGGCAGACATCAGCCGCGAAGAATTCTTAAGCCACGCCTTTGATTGGAAAGATCAGTACGGCGGGATCATCATTGAGCAGCTCAAAAAACTGGGAGCTTCTTGCGATTGGGACCGGACTCGGTTCACCATGGAGGACAGTCTGAGCGATGCGGTCATTCAGGTTTTTGTAGATCTCTACAACAAAGGATACCTGTACCGCGATCTGAAAATGATCAATTGGGACCCAGCTGCGCAAACGACCTTGTCCAATGAAGAGGTCATCTATAAAGAGGAGCAGAGCAACCTCTACCACGTTCGTTACTCGATTAAGGGAAGTGATGAATATCTAACCATTGCTACGACTCGTCCCGAGACCATATTGGGCGATACGGCGATTTGTGTTCACCCCGAAGATGAACGTTATACGCATTTAAAGGGTGCTCGCGTTATCGTTCCCCTCGTAGAACGAGAGATTCCCGTCATTTTTGATGAATACGTGGATCGTGAATTCGGAACGGGAGCCCTTAAAGTAACACCAGCGCATGATCCCAATGATTACGATTTGGGTCAAAAACACGGACTTGAAACCGTGGATATCATGAATCCCGATGGAACCATGAGCGAAGCAGCTCAGTGGTACATTGGAGAGGATCGCATGGACGTTCGTAAGAAGATCGTAAAAGATCTGAAGGAGCGTGATCACCTCGTCGAAATCGAGCCGATTCAGAACAAGGTGGGTTATTCGGAGCGGAATCCCGATACGATAGTCGAGCCTCGCTTGAGCCTGCAGTGGTTTGTGGATATGCAGAAAATCGCGCCGAAAGCCTTGGAGGCCGTCATGGAAGATGAGGTAGCCTTTTTCCCGCCTAAGTTTAAAAACACCTACCGTCATTGGATGGAGAATATCCGGGACTGGCCCATTAGCCGACAATTATGGTGGGGACAGCGCATTCCGGCCTACTACCTGGAAGACGGCACGGTCATCGTAGCGGCAACCGCGGAGGAGGCTTTGACGCAGGCCCGAGATAAGACTGGAAATGCAGAACTACCTATGACTGCCTTACGGCAGGATGAGGACGTAGTAGACACCTGGTTCAGCTCATGGCTCTGGCCCATTAGTGTCTTTGACGGGTTTGGCGAGGACAAAACGGAATTGGATTACTACTACCCCACAACGGTTTTGGTCACCGGATGGGACATCATCTTCTTCTGGGTGGCCCGAATGGTCATGGCCGGATATGAGTTTAAAGGAGAGCGTCCATTCAAGCACGTTTACTTCACCGGGATGGTCCGCGATAAGCAACGCCGAAAAATGAGTAAGTCGCTGGGTAATTCTCCAGACGCTTTGAAACTCATTGAAGATTACGGCGCCGATGGGGTACGCGTAGGGATGCTCCTGTCCGCAGCGGCGGGAAATGACCTGTTGTTCGACGAAAAACTGTGCGAACAGGGACGGAACTTCGCCAACAAGATCTGGAACGCCCTTAGACTAGTAAAAGGTTGGGAAACAGATGGTAGCGACCCTCGACCTGAAGAGAAAGCTGCGAACATTTGGTTCCAGAATCGCTTCCAAAGCGCACTGGCGGAGATCGAAAAATCCTTCGAAGATTACCGCCTTTCTGAAGCCCTCATGACCATCTATAAGTTGATCTGGGATGATTTCTGTTCTTGGTATCTGGAGGCAGTAAAGCCGCCGTATGGAGAGAAAATTTCCACCCTTTCCATGTTGAATATCCGACACAATTTCAACTTGATTATTCGCTTGTTGCATCCGTTTATGCCGTTCTTGACGGAGGAGGTCTATCATCAAATTGCGGAACGTGAGGAAGGAGATTGCGTTGCCGTATCCGATTATCCGGCACAAGTGGCCTTTGATGCCAACCTTGTAGCGGACTTTGAACGTGTTAAAGAAATAGTGAGTGCCATTCGAAACTTCCGACAGGACAAGGGAATTTCTCCAAAGGAAGAGTTTGATCTGTACGTGAAGAAGAACGAACCAACAGGTAATGAATTCGACGTCATCATCCACAAGCTCGGCGTCATTGGGACCATTCATGAAGACGAGCCCAAACCTGAGGCTTCGTATTCCTTCCGAGTTGGAGCGAACGAGTTCGCTATTCCGATGGGAGATCACGTAGACGTGGAGGGGGAAATCGCCAAAATTCAGGAAGAGCTCAAATACCAGCAAGGCTTCTTGAATTCGGTGATGAAGAAACTCGGCAATGAGCGGTTCGTGAACAACGCCCCAGAACAGGTGGTTGCCATTGAGCGTAAAAAACAAGCGGATGCTGAGTTGAAAATCAAGGTGCTTACCGAACAGCTCGCATCCCTAGAAGTCAAGTAA
- a CDS encoding DUF2807 domain-containing protein, translated as MKQYLGFIAFLVIFSGCQKSVEPLGTLTLVDRPIEEEFDAVYVEGTTNVRYTPADSVRITTEAYPGDHENIMTQVVGSSLIIEDEEGAYPDIYRRVHLESLPPRRFLYAGSGDVELVNFPFQNLAYQIAGTGDVSITGIGNSFEGVFSGAGQLLMTGEGAVLSVNHQGPGTVDARDLIVESCKVEVNGPGDTYIHVISNMTIIFNGTGDVYYTGPVTQIVAIYNGSGELIRLPE; from the coding sequence ATGAAGCAATACCTAGGATTCATAGCTTTTTTAGTCATCTTTTCGGGATGCCAAAAGAGCGTTGAACCCTTGGGAACGCTGACCTTGGTCGATCGGCCCATCGAAGAGGAGTTCGATGCCGTGTATGTTGAAGGCACCACAAACGTACGCTACACTCCTGCGGATTCAGTTCGGATCACTACCGAAGCCTATCCGGGAGATCATGAGAATATCATGACTCAGGTCGTAGGGTCGTCTTTGATTATTGAAGATGAAGAAGGAGCATATCCAGACATCTATCGGCGCGTACACTTGGAATCGCTTCCTCCGCGAAGATTTCTATACGCCGGCTCCGGAGATGTGGAGCTCGTCAATTTCCCTTTTCAGAATTTAGCCTATCAGATTGCCGGCACAGGCGACGTAAGTATAACGGGTATCGGGAATTCCTTCGAGGGCGTCTTTTCCGGAGCTGGCCAACTCTTGATGACCGGGGAAGGCGCGGTGCTTTCGGTTAATCACCAGGGCCCCGGAACAGTGGACGCACGCGATCTAATCGTCGAAAGCTGCAAGGTTGAGGTCAACGGACCTGGCGACACGTACATTCATGTCATTTCGAACATGACCATCATATTCAATGGTACAGGAGATGTCTACTACACAGGGCCCGTCACTCAAATCGTTGCCATTTACAATGGAAGTGGAGAATTGATCCGCTTGCCCGAGTAA